A window of Acidobacteriota bacterium genomic DNA:
TTCGATGGTAGTGCGACCAGGGAGTTGGTACGTTTTTATGGTTGTTTGGGAAACAACCCACAAATAGCTTTGTTTTTCACCGAGTAGATATTCAAGCAGCACGGTGTCGGGATCAAGTATCTGCTGTTGTATTTCCTCAACCGAGAGCGGTTTGGATTGAAACACCGATGAATATTTTGGGTTCTCAGTTCGGATTTTGGTTTGTACCTGATCAAGTTGATTCAGACAGTCCTGGACTTCTTTTTCACCCGCGCTGATTTTGTCGGCGGGCTGATTGGTGCTGGTCAATTTTCGGAGAGTAATGAACTTTTCGCTCAACTGCCGCTGAAGCTTCTGTTCCTCAGTCAGGAGTTCCGGTCTGACCCCCTGACGCAGACCCAGTTGATTTTCCCGCAACAGTTCCACAAAGCTTCGCGCCCGGCTCCCTTCGGCCATTTGAAAGGCCAGCCTGGCATAGTCTGCCTGGGGATGTTCCTGATCGAGCTGCACCAGGACTTCAATATAGCTGCCGTACAGTGCCTGAACCGTTGCAAAGTAGGCCGCCCGAGTTTGAGGACTGGCTGTATTTTGACGCAAGAGTTCAACCAGTCTGATGCCTTCCTCAAAGGTGGTTTTGGCTGCTAAAAGTTGACGCAAGTCTTTTTGTAATGACCCCAGACTTCCAAGTGATCTGATTTGAGTTTCAGTATCGCCAGTTTGCTGACCCAGCCGAAGTGCCGATTGGTGAGCTTCCTCTGCCTTGGAAAATTCCTTCGTCAGGTGATAAAGCCGCCCAATATTGTTCAGCGTCGAAGCTTGAATGATGGGATTGCTGATTTTTTTGTGCAATTCGAGCGCCTGAAGATAATGGCTCAACGCCTGGGGCAAATCACCCATTCGGCGGTAGATGACACCGAGCGTCGTCAACGATGAGGCTTCGATGTACTGATATCCATATTCGTGACTGAGTTGAATTGCCTGCTTGAGGATTTCTGAGCCTTTGGCATAGTCCCTGATCATCAGGTAGACATACCCAAGATTGTTGGCGAGATTGGCTTCGCTGTGGATAAATTTATTTTTGTGAGCCATTTCCAGAGCTTTGGAATAATAGCCAATCGCCGTTTCATATTCGCCTAACGCATCATAGGTGGCAGCTAAATCATTGAACGCTCTTACTATTTCCCTATCCACCTGACGGGACTGAGCCAGATCGTGTGCCTGGGTCAGGATTTCAATTGCCTTTTGAGGGTTTCCCATCTGGAAGTAGGTATGGCCCAGGTCACTCAGGATCAATAGCTCACTCGCCTGGTCTTTGACTTCGCGCTGGATGACCAGCGCTTTCTCAAAATATTCAATCGCTGTTTGTTGCTCACCCGCCAGTTTGTGAACGGCACCAATATTGCCCAAACACGTTGCTTCATGAAATCGGATGCCTATTTTACGACTGAGTTCCAACATCTGGTGATAGGTTTTCAGGGCTTCCGGAAGTCGTCCTGAATATTGATAGATCCCTCCCACCGCGGAAAGTGCAACACATTCAGTGTCTTTATCTCCTGCATCATGAAAGATCTGGGCTGCCTGCTGGTATTTTTCCAGGGCTTTCTCAAAGTTGTTCAAACGCTCATACACCTGTCCTGATTCCTGTACAAACAATGCCTCAGCGCGCTTATCACCAAGGCGTTGGCTCAATTGAGTTCCCGCTCCAAGTTTGGTGAGGGCCCGGTGCAATTGTTCTGGGTCATCGGTTTGAGAGAATTTTTGAACCTCATCAAAAAATTGCGGCAGGTTCACATAATCTGCAAATTGGCAAAAATCATCTGGCGTGGCTGGATGTCGCTCACTGACCGTAAGTTCAAAAAAGCTGGAAGTGGATGTTGGATCTTTTGGTTTAATTTCAAGCTCATACCGGCCACCCGATCCTGAAACAAAAAAGATCATCTGGGAGCCATAGGTGCCCAACGGAAATGACCGTTCAAGTCGCAGGTTTTGGTCAGCACTTCTGAGTCGAATCGTTGTGGTAACCCCATGCTGGACAACTTTTCCTTCAAGGACCGAATTTTCAGGGAGTGAGAGTGAGTAGACATATTTCTCGCCTGTCACGACTGTTTTTCGAAGTGTCGTTCCAAAAGAGAATGGCGCTGATTGAGGGGATTGAGTGACAGGTGGTGGGTTGGGAACATTGGTTGTTGACGGTGACTGCTGGCCATAACTGGTTGTGAATCCAATGATAAGCCAAATGAATATTCTTGAATCCCATACAAGACGCTTTAGGCATCGATTTATCGCGTGCATAACTGAGTACCCTGTTGTTTTCAGAGGATAGCTGATGGGAAATTCCCGTGAGTTAGCTGTCACCGTTCATACCATAGTATATCAAGGACTAATTTTTGGACAAAAAAAGACGAACC
This region includes:
- a CDS encoding CHAT domain-containing protein, whose product is MTGEKYVYSLSLPENSVLEGKVVQHGVTTTIRLRSADQNLRLERSFPLGTYGSQMIFFVSGSGGRYELEIKPKDPTSTSSFFELTVSERHPATPDDFCQFADYVNLPQFFDEVQKFSQTDDPEQLHRALTKLGAGTQLSQRLGDKRAEALFVQESGQVYERLNNFEKALEKYQQAAQIFHDAGDKDTECVALSAVGGIYQYSGRLPEALKTYHQMLELSRKIGIRFHEATCLGNIGAVHKLAGEQQTAIEYFEKALVIQREVKDQASELLILSDLGHTYFQMGNPQKAIEILTQAHDLAQSRQVDREIVRAFNDLAATYDALGEYETAIGYYSKALEMAHKNKFIHSEANLANNLGYVYLMIRDYAKGSEILKQAIQLSHEYGYQYIEASSLTTLGVIYRRMGDLPQALSHYLQALELHKKISNPIIQASTLNNIGRLYHLTKEFSKAEEAHQSALRLGQQTGDTETQIRSLGSLGSLQKDLRQLLAAKTTFEEGIRLVELLRQNTASPQTRAAYFATVQALYGSYIEVLVQLDQEHPQADYARLAFQMAEGSRARSFVELLRENQLGLRQGVRPELLTEEQKLQRQLSEKFITLRKLTSTNQPADKISAGEKEVQDCLNQLDQVQTKIRTENPKYSSVFQSKPLSVEEIQQQILDPDTVLLEYLLGEKQSYLWVVSQTTIKTYQLPGRTTIEPVARRVYDALSANPAAETSSSPSAQSAIGEAAQALSQMILAPAAAELEGKRLIVVSDGILQYIPLGVLPIAPAAGESQTVPASLVTTNEILYLPSISAVPVLRKEGDHRKLASKKLAVFADPVFTSTDSRLKKELAQTKKNPPEQVVASASKHQVLRDFPGDTSLGRLPFSRREAIDITTGLSPKDFKLALDFETSRDTALHLPFDQYQVIHFATHGLLNSQNPELSGIVLSLVNEKGTDVDGFLRVSDLVNLKIPVELVVLSACRTGLGKEVRGEGLVGLTRAFMYAGASRVVASLWKVDDKATAVFMKEFYRAMFQNHQRPVAALRTAQLTLMKNPRFRSPFYWAAFTLQGEWR